The genomic region GTTACCTTCATCTCTTGCTCTTCCGTAGCATCTTTATTGATAAAACCAGCATAGATATCGTGAGACACCATGGCTCCGACAGCTAACAGTAGACTGTCAAGAGTCGACATTATGCCTGCTACAATACAGGTTAGAACTAACGTACCCATAAACGGCGACAGTGCTGTATCCACCAAAGCCGGGAAAGCGCGGTCGACGGCAGACAGCTCCGGCATCATTACTCTCCCAGCTACCCCAAGCAGCGCTAGGGCCATGTAAAAGAAAATTAAGATCGGAGTAGACAGTCCGATGGTGCCACGAGCAAGTTTAGCATCCCGGGCCGAGAAAAACATTCGGTGATAAAAAGGGACGCAGCAAATCACGGCTGCTAAGGCAAAAGCTTCAGTTACAATCTTGGAAACTGTAAACTGGCCCCCCGCCAAAGCTTCAAGCATGAATCCTTGAGATAATGTTTCAGTTGATATTTCTTTAGCTGCAGCATTGATAGCAGATATTCCGCCTCCTATTTTTAGTACCGCCACTGCAGCAACCAATACACCAGTTAACATTACTACTGACTGGATGACGTCAGTCCACACGACTGAGCGCATACCACCTGAAGTAACATAGATTACCATGGTAACGCCTATAACAATAAGTCCTGCTTTATAAGGAATGCCAAGAAATTGCTCGATTGTATAGCCGACACCCATAAATTGCTGCATCAAGAATAAGGATTGCCATAAAATAAATACTAGCGCTGTCCACAAGCGCATCTTTTCACTATAGTAGCGAACTGCATAGATGTCGGGAGAGGTAACACCAGCTTCGAAGTTGCGCAAGCGGTCACTGACAAAGCCTAGCAAGGTCCAACCGCTAGCACAACCGATACCATAAATCGTTATTAAGGACCAGCCATTGCCATATGAAAAGGCAACATAACCAAGTATACTGGAAGCACTTACAAAGCTGCCAACAAAAGTACCGACCAAAGGAACAATCCCCAAATCCTTGCCGG from Bacillota bacterium harbors:
- a CDS encoding sodium:solute symporter family protein, yielding MAFRWTFFIGYLAIVYLIGYWSYRQATGLSEFYVAGKDLGIVPLVGTFVGSFVSASSILGYVAFSYGNGWSLITIYGIGCASGWTLLGFVSDRLRNFEAGVTSPDIYAVRYYSEKMRLWTALVFILWQSLFLMQQFMGVGYTIEQFLGIPYKAGLIVIGVTMVIYVTSGGMRSVVWTDVIQSVVMLTGVLVAAVAVLKIGGGISAINAAAKEISTETLSQGFMLEALAGGQFTVSKIVTEAFALAAVICCVPFYHRMFFSARDAKLARGTIGLSTPILIFFYMALALLGVAGRVMMPELSAVDRAFPALVDTALSPFMGTLVLTCIVAGIMSTLDSLLLAVGAMVSHDIYAGFINKDATEEQEMKVTRWSLIIIGLGGMFLSFNPPATIMEMYTIMINVVSSTLFAPLILGLFWKRATFEGGMLGSIAGFVSSWLWMSFGSSALSPAGVGIPLAIFVTVVVSFLTPEPPESALAPFFPAKE